In one Plasmodium vivax chromosome 4, whole genome shotgun sequence genomic region, the following are encoded:
- a CDS encoding hypothetical protein (encoded by transcript PVX_002512A) — MRGKMKCPFFVNILTVPLLIWIYHHHNHRTYNGTVTESLGEKPIQNDLSPYFQCGRWLAEGKGNKGAKPAKAKTAVSTKESTSVKKNPPGKAKEVNKTPKKEEGETDKTMPIAVNNAPRPTTGKKEIKDLLNEIMTLKLEEQKLKLKLVGEEIKLNDMVERVTVKERIKLNTEKDHDKLYQVEEQFMINYRKYKIKLKGIQKKIKLKKKLLKYRTMSKIKNKPPQGEIFGSLTKEDLIELEIQKLDEQVERLIQNGSLPPVGEVPLENEEIDDDKASKKGKSKGKAKKDNLTGKGGKPGKLDPNNKSKWGTLKEAVASGAVTNGAAAKGGAAKGGAANGAAANGAAAKGGTLKEAVASGAVTNGAAAKGGAANGAAAKGGAANGAAAKGGTLKEAVASGAVTNGAAAKGGAANGAAAKGGAANGAAAKGGAANGAAAKGGAAKGGAANGAAAKGGAEKGGNAKGGAANGAAAKGGAEKGGNAKGGAAKGGAAKGGAGKGAAKAAAPKSVPKGKK, encoded by the exons atgaggggaaaaatgaagtgcCCGTTTTTTGTAAACATCCTCACGGTTCCACTCCTGATATGGATATATCATCATCATAATCATCGCACCTATAAT GGCACCGTTACCGAATCGTTGGGGGAGAAGCCGATTCAGAATGACCTAAGTCCATATTTCCAGTGCGGCAGATGGCTCGCAGAAGGTAAAGGGAATAAAGGCGCAAAACCTGCGAAAGCTAAAACAGCTGTGTCTACGAAGGAAAGTACGAGTGTGAAAAAGAACCCGCCAGGAAAGGCGAAAGAAGTGAATAAGACGccgaagaaggaagaaggagaaacagATAAAACAATGCCGATTGCAGTTAATAATGCACCACGCCCTAcaacaggaaaaaaagaaataaaggaTTTATTAAACGAAATAATGACATTAAAGTTAGAAGAACAAAagctaaaattaaaattagtGGGGGAGGAAATTAAATTGAATGACATGGTGGAAAGAGTTACGGTAAAGGAGAGAATTAAACTCAATACTGAGAAAGATCATGATAAATTATACCAAGTTGAAGAACAatttatgataaattatagaaaatataaaattaagttaaaaggaattcaaaaaaaaattaaactaaaaaagaaattattaaaatatcgTACCATgagtaaaattaaaaacaaaccGCCCCAAGGGGAAATTTTTGGTAGCCTAACGAAAGAGGATTTAATCGAATTGGAGATACAAAAGCTGGATGAACAAGTAGAGCGGTTAATCCAAAATGGAAGTTTGCCTCCGGTAGGTGAAGTGCCACTTGAAAACGAAGAGATAGATGATGATAAGGCAAGTAAAAAGGGTAAATCAaagggaaaggcaaaaaaggataatttaACGGGGAAAGGCGGTAAACCGGGGAAATTAGACCCAAATAATaaatcaaaatggggaacgTTAAAAGAGGCAGTGGCAAGTGGGGCAGTGACAAATGGGgcagcggcaaaggggggagcggcaaaggggggagcggcaaatggggcagcggcaaatggggcagcggcaaaggggggaacgtTAAAAGAGGCAGTGGCAAGTGGGGCAGTGACAAATGGGgcagcggcaaaggggggagcggcaaatggggcagcggcaaaggggggagcggcaaatggggcagcggcaaaggggggaacgtTAAAAGAGGCAGTGGCAAGTGGGGCAGTGACAAATGGGgcagcggcaaaggggggagcggcaaatggggcagcggcaaaggggggagcggcaaatggggcagcggcaaaggggggagcggcaaatggggcagcggcaaaggggggagcggcaaaggggggagcggcaaatggggcagcggcaaaggggggagcggaaaaagggggaaatgcaaaaggaggagcggcaaatggggcagcggcaaaggggggagcggaaaaagggggaaatgcaaaaggaggagctgcaaaaggaggagccgcaaaagggggagctgGCAAAGGAGCGGCCAAAGCTGCTGCGCCGAAAAGTGTacccaaagggaaaaaatag
- a CDS encoding Pv-fam-b protein (encoded by transcript PVX_002515A), giving the protein MKTNFLQNKKMMLAILPKVFLLVFFPLASNCDSGSSSWSTHLKGVNRVSAMSQLRTSRLLLAEIDTELESVSDAASILTKNTKGNSEDQSDVETVYSESLSSDVKKKTPSKGGSNLSFSENKKKLEEIEKIALSKYQDYKKKMKELEEQLNVMKQKVMSSKMINIADHTKKIGETVEKIKSMKDKVLSEGMTKVVEYQKRLDEALEKINVMKEKLKKQNIMNAELLKMLDHQKALKEVKDFIKTKYDVVVPSALDSMKRIRETKVKIPNPVGMLDSKIEEKMFKTYSYMDEREHDPNVSKKQFKILKIKKYGAIMALPFVVILPAFGFFHDENLQFVIFIFAAVSFLISFYILVKILKYDLKSNGVKKPRFKDYVESFKRCIKGVAP; this is encoded by the exons atgaaaacaaattttttgcaaaacaaaaaaatgatgctCGCCATTTTGCCGAAAGTTTTCTTGCTGGTCTTTTTTCCATTAGCTTCCAACTGCGACAGCGGATcg agcTCATGGAGCACACATTTAAAAGGGGTGAACCGCGTTTCTGCAATGTCCCAACTGAGAACTAGTCGACTATTATTAGCTGAAATCGACACGGAACTTGAATCAGTAAGTGACGCAGCATCTATCCTCACGAAAAATACAAAGGGAAATTCGGAAGATCAAAGTGATGTTGAAACTGTGTACAGTGAGTCCCTGTCAAGTgatgtgaagaaaaagactCCATCAAAAGGCGGATCCAATTTAAGCTTCTCtgaaaacaagaaaaaattagaagaaattgaaaaaatagcattatcaaaatatcaagattataaaaaaaaaatgaaagaactTGAAGAGCAGCTTAATGTTATGAAGCAAAAAGTAATGAGCAGCAAAATGATTAATATAGCAGATCATACAAAGAAGATTGGAGAAACTGTCGAAAAGATTAAATCAATGAAAGACAAAGTATTGAGTGAGGGAATGACCAAAGTGGTGGAATATCAAAAGAGGTTAGATGAGgcacttgaaaaaattaatgtgatgaaagaaaaattgaagaagcaGAATATTATGAACGCAGAATTACTTAAAATGTTGGATCATCAAAAGGCCTTAAAAGAAGTTAAAGATTTTATCAAAACAAAGTATGACGTTGTTGTGCCTTCCGCCTTAGACAGCATGAAACGCATTAGGGAAACGAAAGTAAAAATACCTAACCCTGTTGGAATGTTGGATTCtaaaatagaagaaaaaatgtttaaaacgTACAGTTACATGGATGAACGTGAACACGATCCAAATGTTAgcaaaaaacaatttaagaTTCTgaaaattaagaaatatgGTGCCATAATGGCCTTACCATTTGTAGTAATATTACCCGCATTCGGTTTTTTCCATGATGAAAATTTGCAGTTTGTGATCTTTATATTCGCCGCCGTGAGTTTTTTAATATCTTTTTACATCCTTGTAAAGATATTGAAGTATGACCTGAAATCCAACGGTGTAAAAAAGCCTCGTTTCAAGGATTACGTGGAAAGCTTTAAAAGATGTATAAAAGGAGTTGCTCCTTGA